A single region of the Rhipicephalus microplus isolate Deutch F79 chromosome 10, USDA_Rmic, whole genome shotgun sequence genome encodes:
- the LOC142774474 gene encoding uncharacterized protein LOC142774474 has translation MWSALRHVGASMRTVAEGVQLSDMELMHYDMKAEGDNTLNVPHGFSLEYGDAFVSNLVKHVSLTGSRLHAKAALSPNLTLRNVVPSVYLIPDFFYPTAAETNINYGTLGVRMAEMMFNHSVPVDRLARHKACFKRYGMRLGLNMSDGDIHRALRARYEWFVRCLTKCEK, from the exons ATGTGGAGCGCTCTGAGGCACGTCGGTGCCTCCATGCGCACCGTGGCCGAAGGCGTGCAGCTCAGCGACATGGAGCTCATGCACTACGACATGAAGGCTGAAG GTGACAACACCCTCAACGTGCCACACGGATTCAGCCTCGAGTACGGCGACGCATTTGTGTCCAACCTGGTCAAGCACGTGTCTTTGACGGGTAGCCGGCTGCATGCTAAGGCAGCCTTGAGCCCGAACTTGACGCTAAGAAACGTCGTGCCTTCCGTGTACCTGATACCGGACTTCTTCTACCCCACGGCAGCGGAGACGAACATCAACTACGGCACACTGGGCGTGCGAATGGCCGAAATGATGTTCAACCACAGCGTGCCTGTGGATCGACTCGCCAGGCATAAGGCGTGCTTCAAGAGATACGGGATGCGTTTGGGCCTGAACATGAGCGACGGTGATATCCATAGGGCGCTGCGTGCAAGGTACGAATGGTTTGTTAGATGCCTCACCAAATGCGAGAAATAG